DNA from Leptospira yasudae:
GGGCAAACCGTACACAAGCACGAACGGATCTTCGCTTAGGGAGAATCCGGATTCTCCGTTTTCCAAGATCGTTTGGTTCGATGGGGATGAGAAGAAGATCGAAACTATATGCAAAAAAGTGAATTTTCTTTGTCCGGAAGTTTTGCCCGTTGCGGAAAAAATCGGAGGAAGGGAAGAGGGGTTGAAACTTCTCAAACGTTTTTTGAAACAAGGACTGAGCGGTTATGCGGAACTTAGAAGTCAGCCTCGAGATCCGAAAGAATCGTATTCTTCCTTGTTGTCTCCCTATCTCCACTTCGGTCATATTTCTCAGGAAGAAGTCGTAAGCGCCGTTCTAGATTGGAACTTGGACGAACCTTGGAATCCGGGAGTGATCGTTCCCGAAAATAAAAATCGAAAGGAAGGTTTCTATCATCCGGACGACAACGTGAATTCCTTCCTGGACGAGCTCGTCACTTGGAGGGACGTGGGGTTTCTGATGTTTTGGAAACAACCTTCGTTTCGAAAAAATCTTACCATTCTTCCCGAATGGCTGCAGAAGAATCTGGACTTTCACAAAAACGACGTTCGTCCGTATCTTTATACGAAGGAGCAGCTTGAGAATGCAAAGACGCATGACGCGGTTTGGAACGCAGCGCAAAAGGAACTCGTCTTAACCGGAAGCATGCACAATTACTTAAGAATGCTCTGGGGGAAAAAGGTCATCGAGTGGAGCGCCGATTACGAAACCGCGTTTGAAATCCTTGAGGACTTAAACAACAAATACGCGTACGACGGAAGAGATCCGAATTCGTATACGGGAATCTTATGGTGTTTCGGTTTGTTCGATCGGCCTTGGTTTCCGGAACGAAACGTTTTCGGTAACATTCGTTATATGTCATCGGAATCGACCGCTAAAAAATTCAAACTCAAGTCCTACTTCGAATACGTGGAATCTTTGGAAGGAAACGGCTCGAATCTGTTTTGAGTCAAATGCTTGATTTTTAGAACCGCGGACCCTAAAATCGTAGAAAAAGAGGATTGGTACTTATGACAACTGAGGCAGCTCCAAAAACGTATACGACTTTCAAAGAATTTTGGCCTTTCTATCTGGGAGAACATTCGCATCCGGTGAACCGTGCATTGCATTTCGTGGGAACTTCCTTTGCGATCGGTTGGATCTTGACGGCCATCATCAATCTCAATCCGTATTACATCCTAGCGGCTTTGTTTTCGGGATATTTCTTTGCGTGGATCGGACATTTCTTCGTAGAAAAAAACCGTCCCGCTACGTTCACGTATCCGTTTAAATCCTTTATGGGCGACTGGGTGATGTATTTTTACATTCTCACCGGACAGATCGGAAAGGAATTGGAAAAGATCGGCAAGAAGTAGTTCGAAGAAAACAATCCGATTTTTTTCGTTCAACTCTTTTGTTTTAGGAATGTTTCTTATTCGAGTAGAATTTTGAATCTCTGAAACAAAAGAATGAGCGTTTCGATTCTCCTATTTTGCAACAAGATAACCGGGGTAAAACCGAAAGACATTGAGGAATTTTTGGAAGAAGGTTCCTATTGGGAACCGGGTCCCAAATTCGAGCGAAATCTTTCCCAATCTGGTTTCTTCGATCTAAAAGTTCGTTATAAACCGAAAAAGAAACCCTTTGTCGTTTCCTTTTATCCGAGCGATCATGAGGTTTTTACGGAGACGAAACGCGAAATTTTAGAAGTTCTCCGCGAGGAGCCGACAAATGTGTCGGGAAAGAAAGTTATGGATCGGATTCTGAAATCCGTTCAGATGTTCGTCGTAGAGGTCGATCCTGTCAGTATCGCGGAAGAGGATTGGAAGGTCGTCGATTCTTTGGAAGCGCATCTCGCGAAAATTTCCGATGCCTTAATTTACTCTTCGGGAGAATTTTTTGAAGTGAAGAATTTGATCCGAAACGTTTATTCATTTCAAAACGGCTCGTATTGATATCGATGACGCCTTCGCTCCCTAACTCAATACGTTGTTCCCTATGGGTCACAACGCAGGTCGCATTTCTTTGCTTCGCAAAGAGTCGTTGCTTCGCTCCCTAACTCAATACGTTGTTCCCTATGGGTCACAACGTAGGTCGCATTTCTTTGCTTCGCAAAGAGCTGTCGCTTCGCTTTAGCCTGATTCACTTCCTATGGGGCGTGAATCAGCCCCACATGACCTCGTAAACCTGAAGTGGTTCTTCTTTGCCTTTGACTTTGACGCGGGGCATTCGCGTGAGAGTGTATTTGCCGCCTAACAGCTCCATGGTGTCTTTGGAAATGAGGAAGGATTTTTTCAAAACCTTGCAGAGCGATTCGATTCGAGAAGCCGTGTTGACCGCGTCTCCGATCACCGAATATTCTCTGTGAAGATCGCTTCCGATGTTTCCCGCAAACACTTCTCCCGTATGAATTCCGATTCCGATCGCGATCGGAGTTTTGCCCTGCGACTTTCGAAACAGATTCCACTCCGCGAGACGTTTCTGCATGATCACTCCGCAACCGACCGCGTTTCTTGCGTCGACTTCCGCTGAGGGAGATGGGTGAGGGGTTCCGAACGTAGCCATCACCGCGTCGCCGATATATTTGTCCAAGGTTCCGTTGTTTTCGAAAACGCACTCCATCATAATTTTACGAAATTCTGATAGAAGCTCTCCGAGTTCCTTCGGGTCCATGTTCTCGGACATTGCGGTAAAGTTTCGAATATCCAAAAAAAGAATGCTCACGATCTGACGATTGCCGCTCTGCAGTGTTTCAGGATTTTCCATCATCTCGTTGACGATCTTCGGAGAAAAGTAACGGGAAAGTTCCGTCTTTTGTCCTTCCGCGATTCCGATTCTTCGCACCATGGAAACCGTACGAAAAATCCCCATGGAGATCATCACCGCGAAACAAAAATACAAACCGGGTTTACCGGCAACGACGTCTTCCAAAAGAACGTCCGGCCCGCTGATATAACGGCCCCAGTCGTTCGTGAACGTCAGTTGATTCGTCGAGATGGCGATCCAAAGAATCGAAAAGTAAATCGCATAGAACAAAAACAAACCTGTGAACACGAAGCGGATTCGAAACTGCAAAAGGGAATAGATGATCGGAAATAGAAAAAATAGATTGATCGTATTCTTCAGAGCGAAACCTAAATTCACGTTTTTGGTCGTGAAGGTGTAAAACAGAAGAACGCCCAGGATCAAAAGATATTCCGCAAACAGGGTAACGTAATTGAAAATGCTCACGATCGAATCGGGACAAACGCGGATAATGATGGTATGGGCGAGGGTCAGAACGAGATAGATGGAGAACGCGATGAGATTCGCTTCGCTGTCTCCGCTGCCGACGTTGACGAGGATCTGGACCAGAAAAAAAAGCGCGATGAGATAACGGAAGTAATTCGTGATGATGATTCCGTTTCTTTCCTCCGTTTTGAGAACATCCAGAACGGAATCCGGCATGGACTTTCGGTCCAGAATTTGAAACGCTTGCTTGATCGATCGGAGTAGATTCACAAAGTTCAGGATAGAAATTTCGGGATTCAAGATCAATTCTTTCCGGGAAAGGGAAGGACATTTGAAAAAAATTCTTTCATAAAAAACGGACCGCCGCATTCTTTTCGCAGTTCAGGAGAAGAACGAAACATGGCTCAAAAAGCGGCTTTGGTAGCAGGTGCGACCGGATTGATCGGAAAGTATCTTTTGGAAGAGTTGAACTCTTCCGGCGAGTATCAAAAAATTTACGCACTCGTACGTAAGCCCGGTTCCGTTAGCGGCGCGGAAGAAATCGTCGTCGACTATGATGCGTTAAACGCTTCTTCCTTTCCGAAAGGGATTACGGAAGTCTATTGCAGTTTGGGGACAACGATCTCCAAGGCCGGAAGCCAGGAGAATTTCAAAAAAGTGGATCACGAATACGTGATGCAGATCGCAAAACTCGCGAAAGAAAAAGGGGTTCGATCCTTTCTCGTCGTGAGCGCTTTGGGCGCCGACAGCAAGTCTTTCGTATTTTACAATCGGGTCAAAGGGGAAATGGAGAAGGATCTAGAAACGATCGGATTTCCGTTTCTCGGAATATTCAGACCTTCTCTTCTCGAAGGCGAACGGGAAGAAACCCGACCCGGCGAAGCCGTGGGTCAATTTTTTGCAAAGATCATCAATCCGTTGTTGCTCGGCGGAATTCGGAAATACAGATCGATTCACGGAAGAACGGTCGCCAAAGCGATGATCCGTATCGCGCAAAAAGGTCCTTCCGGGGTTCGTATTTTAGAATCGGATCGAATCGAGGCCGTGGGAGGAAATTGATTCGATCTTCCTTTCTCGTGTTCCGAAATCGAGAACAGATCTTCGACAGCATCCGAAATGGGAACGGGAGAACGGTGATCGAGACGATCGGAAAAAGTTCGGTAGATCGTTCGCGGAATTTCGTTGAATCGAAATTCTTTCGAATTCGAATCAATGCAACCGATTCAAAAACTCTCCGAAGCCTACGCGAAACAAAGCGGTGAATTCGGAGAGTTTTACGATTCGTTTTACGCGAACGTCAGTTGCGATTGACGGTTTTCGATCGTGATCCGGTTGGAAAGAAGTATCGCCTTGGATTCCAAGTTGTATTCTTTTGCGAGCGCCTCGCGTTTTTCCTTCGCTTCTCCTTTGAGTCGGGAAGCTCCTCTTTCCAGCAACATTCCGATCAGAATTCTCGCGGTCGATTGAACCACTTCGAACGCTACCTCGTCTCTCAAAGAGGAATTTTCGATCGCAGAATACGCTTCCAGGATCTTTTCGAGGGTTTCCTTGTTT
Protein-coding regions in this window:
- a CDS encoding deoxyribodipyrimidine photolyase; amino-acid sequence: MFPKENLIRVRDLNQKPVREEKPILLYWMSMARRLAWNHSLDYAIHLSQKYEKELWIYEPLKMDYPWSSPRLHRFILEGMAANTKEANKLGLNYRAFVETSDNPIAEVFGRISSAAALIVTDDYPAYIVPELLNEVGKRIECKLLAVDSNSIIPLDLYGEFASAARILRPRVHKLFAEAWKFRSSRKPGKPYTSTNGSSLRENPDSPFSKIVWFDGDEKKIETICKKVNFLCPEVLPVAEKIGGREEGLKLLKRFLKQGLSGYAELRSQPRDPKESYSSLLSPYLHFGHISQEEVVSAVLDWNLDEPWNPGVIVPENKNRKEGFYHPDDNVNSFLDELVTWRDVGFLMFWKQPSFRKNLTILPEWLQKNLDFHKNDVRPYLYTKEQLENAKTHDAVWNAAQKELVLTGSMHNYLRMLWGKKVIEWSADYETAFEILEDLNNKYAYDGRDPNSYTGILWCFGLFDRPWFPERNVFGNIRYMSSESTAKKFKLKSYFEYVESLEGNGSNLF
- a CDS encoding oxidoreductase — protein: MAQKAALVAGATGLIGKYLLEELNSSGEYQKIYALVRKPGSVSGAEEIVVDYDALNASSFPKGITEVYCSLGTTISKAGSQENFKKVDHEYVMQIAKLAKEKGVRSFLVVSALGADSKSFVFYNRVKGEMEKDLETIGFPFLGIFRPSLLEGEREETRPGEAVGQFFAKIINPLLLGGIRKYRSIHGRTVAKAMIRIAQKGPSGVRILESDRIEAVGGN
- a CDS encoding adenylate/guanylate cyclase domain-containing protein, with translation MRRSVFYERIFFKCPSLSRKELILNPEISILNFVNLLRSIKQAFQILDRKSMPDSVLDVLKTEERNGIIITNYFRYLIALFFLVQILVNVGSGDSEANLIAFSIYLVLTLAHTIIIRVCPDSIVSIFNYVTLFAEYLLILGVLLFYTFTTKNVNLGFALKNTINLFFLFPIIYSLLQFRIRFVFTGLFLFYAIYFSILWIAISTNQLTFTNDWGRYISGPDVLLEDVVAGKPGLYFCFAVMISMGIFRTVSMVRRIGIAEGQKTELSRYFSPKIVNEMMENPETLQSGNRQIVSILFLDIRNFTAMSENMDPKELGELLSEFRKIMMECVFENNGTLDKYIGDAVMATFGTPHPSPSAEVDARNAVGCGVIMQKRLAEWNLFRKSQGKTPIAIGIGIHTGEVFAGNIGSDLHREYSVIGDAVNTASRIESLCKVLKKSFLISKDTMELLGGKYTLTRMPRVKVKGKEEPLQVYEVMWG
- a CDS encoding DUF962 domain-containing protein, producing the protein MTTEAAPKTYTTFKEFWPFYLGEHSHPVNRALHFVGTSFAIGWILTAIINLNPYYILAALFSGYFFAWIGHFFVEKNRPATFTYPFKSFMGDWVMYFYILTGQIGKELEKIGKK